TATAGAGGGGGATTTTGTTTTCCAGAATAATCATCTTTTATAGATGTGCTTCAGCCAAAAATTCCTGAAAATCGGGATTGTCATAGTTGAGAGTAAAAAAGCAATTGCAGGCACCAATGAATTAATAAAAGGATTTGGCAGACCCATGTAGATGAAGAAGACAACAATAACAAAATAAGTCAAGAAAAACAGAAGGATTTTTCTTGTACGGCTGGTTTCCCATGCCTTGTCTGCTTCTACTTTCTTATTTCTTTCGAGTATTTTGCCTATTTCCAGCTCCAGCTTCCCTATTTTATCCATCATCCAAACCTGTAATGCTTCTTTACAGCCTTATTTATCTTCCAGGTGCATTTCATGCCCTGAGGAAATTCTACATAGTCTCCTGCAGAGAAATGGAACTTTCCTTCTTCATTACTGATATCGACTTCGCCCTTGAGGATCAAACAGGTTTCTTTTTCAGAGTATTCCCATGGGAATTCACTTTCCTCCTTTTCCCAAATCGGCCAGCCTTCTGCTTCTTTTTTCTCTTCTTCTGTCGGCTTTTTTATTATCGGCTTCATTCTATATCAATCTCCAGTCCGCCCGCTAATGCTGAAATTACATTATACAGCCATGCCAGAATGCCACCGAATATAAAGCCCAGTATCCCATAGACTATGGGAAAAAACAGTATAGCTCCCAAACCAAAAATTATATTGCCTGCAAATTGCATTGCAGGAGGGCTTCCGAACAAATTAAGCAAACTTACAATGGCTCCAAATACAAATCCAAAAATCACGTACAACAAGCCGAATATCTTTGCTGCAGAGAAGACACCTATGCTGTTTATTTTGGACATGCTATCACCGAACTTATTTTTTTATTTAGAGTATATAAAATTTGGGTTATTTTTTTATCCCTGCATTCCCATAAAAACTTTTATAAATTATCCCCTTTTCTTAACTCTCAAGGGAAAAATGGATTTTGACTTTAACAAGAAACAACTGCTGATAAGGCAGACTATTGAGGATTTCTGCCAGAAAGAGATTGTGCCCTATGCTGAGGAAATAGATCATGAAGAGAGATTTCCTGAAAAGGAGATAAAGAAACTGGCTAAAATGGGCGTGATGGGTATGTCTGTTCCTAAAGAGTACGGCGGGGCGGGGCTTGATAATGTCTCCCAGACAATAATTATGGAAGCTGTTTCAAAGGCATGCGCCTCGACTTCTGTTACTATGGGGGCACATACATCGCTATGCTGCTATCCGGTGGCTGCACATGGCACAAAAGAGCAAAAAGAAAGATTTCTGCCAAAACTTGCATCCGGAGAGTATTTGGGTGCGTTTGCACTTACAGAGCCAAATGCAGGCTCGGATGCTGTCAATGTGGAGACTGCTGCGGCAAGGGATGGGGACGAATATGTACTAAACGGCTCCAAAATTTTTATTACAAACGGCGGAAAGGCAGACTTGGTGCAGGTTGTTGCAACAACTGACAAGTCCAAAGGCCATAAGGGAATCTCTATTTTTACTGTGGAAACAAAGAAAACAAAGGGCTTCAAAACGGGCAAAAGAGAGGATAAGCTTGGATTGAGAGGATCGAATACCTCAGAAATTATATTTGAGGACATGAGAGTACCAAAGGAAAATCTTGTCGGAGGCATAGAAGGGAACGGCTTTAAGATAGCCATGGCTACTTTTGATTCCGGGAGGATAGGGATTGGGGTGCAAGGAGTAGGCATAGCACAGGCAGCTTTTGATGAAGCTTTGAAATATGTCAATGAGAGAGAGCAGTTTGGAAGGAAAATATCAAAATTCCAGAGCATGCAATTCTACCTTGCTGAAATGGCAACAAGGATAGAGGCTGCAAGGCTTCTTTGCTACAAGGGCGCTTTTATTAAAGACCAGAAGAAGAAATATTCACAGATAGCGGCTATGGCGAAGCTTTACGGCAGTGAAGCTGCGATGTATTGTTCTAGGATTGCTCTGCAGATGCACGGAGGCTATGGGTTTATCAAGGATTATCCCCTGGAAAGATATTATAGAGACGCTAAAATCACTGAGATTTATGAAGGCACTTCTGAAATACAAAAACTGGTCATTGCAATGAATTTGCTGGGAAAGGGTTTATAATGAAAATCGTAGTCTGCATGAAACAGGTGCCGGATACAAATGAGATTAAAATAGACCAGAAAACGGGCACATTGAAAAGAGAGGGGGTGCCTGCTATAATGAATCCTGAGGATAAGCATGCGCTATTGGCTGCATTGAAAATCAAGAATGCGGAAATTATCGCATTATCCATGGGACCGCCTCAGGCTGAGATGATTCTGAGAGAAGCTTTGGCTTACGGCGCTGACAAGGCAGTTTTACTTTGTGATTTTGCATTTGCAGGCAGCGACACTGCAGCAACAAGCTATGCACTGGCACAGGCTATAAAGAAGATTGACCCCATGCTTATAATGTGCGGGAGGCAGGCTATAGACGGAGATACCGCACAAGTAGGACCGCAGATAGCTGAATTACTGCAGATACCCCAAATAACTTATGTGCAGAAAATAATTAATTTATCCAAGGATAAAATCGAAGCTGAAAAGGAGACCGAAATTGGCCATGACATAATCGAGTGCAAACTTCCTGCATTGATCACATGCACAGATAATATTGCTGAGATTGCATACCCTTCGCTGCAGGGAATAGAGAAAGCATTTGAAAGCAAGATTGAAACATGGAAAGCTGAGAATATCAATGCTGAGAAGGAAAAGCTTGGGCTAAAAGGTAGCCCGACGTGGGTTAATAAATCCTTCACGCCGAGCCAGCAGAGGCAGGGAAATATCCTCAGAGGAAACAGCAAGGAACTGGCTAAGCAACTGGCAGATATGCTTATCGGCAAGGAGATCGTTAAATGAGAGTCAGATTATCGTTAAACTGCCCGTTTTCAGAGCTTAGCGTAGGCAACGGGATAGTCATTAAGAGAGGGCAGGGATGGATTGAGACAGAAGAAACAAAGGAAGTCAGGGAAAGCATAGACAAAGGCTTCCTGGAATTTGAGGGCAGGCCTGAAAAAAAAAAGGATAAAAAGAAAGAAAAAACAGATAAAGGCGAGGTTTGGGTTTTTGCAGAAACGCAGCACGGAAAGATATCGAGAGTAGTTTTGGAGCTGCTGGGAAAAGGGAAAGAGATTTCAGGAGAGCTGGATGCAAAGCTGGCTGCTGTCTTGATAACGGAGAAGGATGAGTTCTCGAAAGAATTAATCAGCTATGGGGCGGACAAAGTTTATGTTATAGAAGATGCCAGACTTAAGAACTACGATACAGAGGCATATACGAAAGTTGTTTCTGAATCTATAAAAAAATATAATCCGCAAATAGTGCTTTATGGTGCGACCCATATTGGAAGAGACCTTGCTCCCAGAATAGCAAGAAGAATCGACACAGGATTGACTGCTGACTGCACAGGGCTGGATATCACTGAAAAAGGCGAACTGCTTCAAACAAGGCCTGCATTCGGAGGCAATCTTATGGCGCAGATATTATGCAAAAAAATGCCCAAAATGTCCACTGTAAGGCCTGGAGTGATGCAAATTCCAAGCCATGACGGGAAAAGGCATGGGGAGATAATAAAGCTGGATGTTGGGTTATCAGAAAAGGATTTTGGGATAAGCCTTAAGGAATCTGCCAAATCTGCCAAAAAAGTAATAAATTTAGAGGAGGCAGAAGTAATCGTTTCAGGAGGAAGAGGGTTGGGAGACAAAGAGAATTTTCATAAACTTGTGCCGGCGCTTGCTAAGAAACTTGATGCTGAAATAGGGGCTTCAAGGGCTGCTGTTGATTCCGGCTGGATAGAAAAAAACCATCAGGTAGGCCAGACAGGCAAAACAGTGAGGCCAAGGGTTTACCTGGCCTTGGGAATAAGCGGAGCAATTCAGCATAAGGCAGGAATGCAGAATTCTGACCTGATAATTGCTGTCAATAAAGACTCTTCTGCGCCAATTTTTAAAATTGCGGACTACGGCATAATCGCTGACGTGAATGAATTTATTCCTGCACTTATTGAAGAACTAAAATGATTTACCTATTTACAAGGATTTTTCTCGGACCCGTTATTGAATTATTCATAGGAAAAATAGAAGGCAGGGAGAATTTTCCTGAGGAAAGCTTCATCGCTGCAGCAAACCACTCCAGTTATATCGATGATTTCATTTTTCCATACAGCTTAGCCAAGATAACTGACAGAAAATTTCATATTTTTGTAAATTCCAGATTCTACAAGAACTGGTTTTTTAAGAAATTTTTAGACCATTATGAAATGATTCCTGTATATGTGGCCAAGGATTTTACAGATAAGCAAGAGAGGAAAAGGAAAAATGCTGAAGCATTTAGAACTGCTATGAAGTATCTGGAAAAGGGCGATAATTTTCTGATATTCCCTGAAGGAGCAAGGAGTGAAAACGGCAAATTAAAAAAAGGCAAGGTTGGAGCAGCTAAGATTGCTTTAGAATCCAAAGCTCCTGTATTGCCTGTAGGCATCAGGGGGAGCTATGAAATCATGCCAAAGGGGGCAAAATTTCCTAAAATGAAGAAAGCAGATATTATAATAGGCAAGCCTATTAATCTGGAAGAATATTATGAGAAAAAGAAAGATTATAAAACATTAGAGAAAGTGACTGATATTATAATGAGTGAAATAGCCAAGTTAATACATTAAAATGGTATATCTGATTGCCAAAAAAATAATTCCTGCTGTGTTCGGGCCTTATCTCGGGAAGTGTGAGGGCATAGAAAATGTTCCTAAGGAAGAAGGATTGATATTCGCTGCTAACCATGCATCTTATCTGGACCATTTCCTGGTTGGAATCAATATTATCTCGAGATTCAACAAGCATGCCAGATTCCTTGCAAAGAAAGAGCATTTTGACACATTTTTTCAGAATCTTTGGCATAGGTATCTCAAAGCCATTCCAATAGACAGGCAAACAGGCGGCAGAGAAGGCCTAAGAAAGGCTGTAGAGCATCTTAAAAACGGCGGCTGGATAATGATTTATCCTGAAGGAACAAGAACACTCACAGGCAAGATGCAGCGTGCAAAGACAGGAGTTGCCCGGTTAGCCCTGATAGCGCACGTTCCTGTAGTTCCGATGGGAGTAACAAACAGCTTTGAGATATGGCCCAAATGGAAGAAACTGCCTAAAAAAGGAAAAATGGCTGAACTCTTTATTGGAAAACCTTTATATTTCAATGAATATTATGGAAAAGAGAACGATAAAGAAGCATTAAGAAAGGTAACTACGATAATAATGAAAAAGATTGCAGAATTGTCAGACCAGGAATATCCGTTTGATGATTGCCTGCTGAAGGAAGCGAGAAGATGAAAATCAGTGTTATTGGCGCGGGCAGCTGGGGAACTACGCTGGCTAATCTCTTAGCGGAAAATAATCCTGATAAAGATGTATTCCTATGGGCGAGAGAAAAGGAAGTAGCAGAGTCTATAGAGAAAGAAAGAAAAAACAAACTCTTTCTGCCTAATATAAATTTATCAACAAAACTTAAGCCCACTAATTCTCTTGCAGAAGCTGTAAAGAACGCTGACTTATTGGTAATAGTAGTGCCTTCCCAGTTTTTAAGAGAGAAAGCAAGGGATATTTCCGGGCATATAGGAAAAAATGTAACAGTTGTCAATGCAGCAAAGGGCATGGAAGTAAATACATTTAAAAGAATGTCGGAAATCTTAAGAGAGGAGATTCCTGATTCTAAAATAGCGGTGCTGTCCGGGCCTAACCATGCTGAAGAGGTCAGCAAGAGAATTCCCACTGCCACTGTAATAGCTTCGAAGGAAGCTGATTTGGATATGCTAAAGGACCTGTTTGAAACAGATTATTTCAAAGTATACCCTCATGATGACGTGATTGGGGTGGAGATATGCGCAGCGGTCAAGAATATAACTGCCATCGCCACTGGCGTGATAGACGCCCTTGGGATGGGAGATAATGCGCATGGGGCCATAATCACACTTGGGCTCAGGGAGATGGTTAAAGTGGGGAAGCATTTTGGGGCAAAGGAAAGCACTTTCTACGGCTTATCGGGAGTGGGAGACCTTGTGGCTACATGCACTTCCAGGCATTCGAGAAACAGAAAAGCGGGAAATCTTATAGCGAAAGGGTATGATTTTGAAAAGATAAAAGAAGAGATGCACGGCATGGTAGCAGAAGGGATAATGACATGCAAGGCTTTACACGAGTATGCGGTTAAAAATGATATTTCACTTGTTATAACATCGCAGGCATATAAAGTATTATTTGAAAAAAAAGCTTTGGAAGAGGCAATAAAGGATTTGAAAAAATTAATTTAAGTCATTCTTCGGTGAATTCTTCTAAAGATGCTTTCAGTTCTTCATTTTCACCAAGGCTACCTTTCTTTTTCTGAAATTCCTTAGCCAATAGCCAGAAAAATAACCCGAGGCTTTTCTTTCCCTTGTTATTGCATGGTATAACCAAATCGATATAATTTGACTGGTTGTTTGTGTCGCATAAAGCAATCACCGGTATGCCTATCTTATTTGCGTCGCTGATTGCGTTTCTGTCCGGCCAGGAATCTGTAACCAATATTATCTTGACTTCAATAAAATCCTTAAGTTCTGGGTTTGTTATTATGCCCGGTGGGTACCTTCCTGCAAATACCCTTACTCCGGTTACACTGGAAAATGCATTTACCGCTTTCCACGAGGTTTCCCTCCTGGAACAAATCAGTATATCTTCAGGCTTATATTTAGAAAGCATGTTTGCTGCTATCTTTATCCTCTCGTCTATCTTTTGCAGATTCAAGACCGACAGGCCGTCCGGCCTTGTCTTATAGATAAAGTTAGCCATATACTTTGTCTTGAACTTTGTTCCTATATGAATGCCTGACTTAAGGTACTCCTCCTGAGGCACTAATAGCTGGTCTTGTGTCATTTTGTTTCCTCCGTGATAATTTTAACAGTCCTGTTTTTTTATGACCTCACCAGAACATTACGCAAAGCATCAAGCATCAGCTTTGCATTTGGTATTACAGTTTAAGAATAGGTGTGAGTTTATAAAGGTATGGATATGGTGTATAAAAAATTAAAAAAATAAGTGGCTTAAGCAATACATCAGTTGATGTTTTTGGCGATTATGTTGTTACATTCGTTGGTTTGAAAATTGGGGAGCTAGCAAAAGAACCTATACAGTTAGTTCTAAAAAGCAGAAAACTGGCAAACGGGTACAGAAAATATTTTGATTTTATGTGGAACCATTGCAAAGAGAAATAGCTACGAAGAAAGATACTCGTCCATGCATTCATAAACAGGCCTTTTTTTTGTGAGAGTGCTCTTAATCAGGCTGAACTTATCTATGTTGAAAGGCTTCTTCTGAACAGCTATGCTTTCTATATTTTCCAAGAATGCTGCCCTGTCTCTTACAGACTTTACCCTAGCAAGCGTGACATGGGGATGAAATTTTCTTTTTTCTTTCCTAAACATGCTGGCGAGAGCGGACTCTATGTTTTGATGCAATGACTCCAGCTCTTTAGAAATATCGAAGCCCAGCCATATTATCCTAATATTATTCTT
This DNA window, taken from Candidatus Woesearchaeota archaeon, encodes the following:
- a CDS encoding electron transfer flavoprotein subunit alpha, with the translated sequence MRVRLSLNCPFSELSVGNGIVIKRGQGWIETEETKEVRESIDKGFLEFEGRPEKKKDKKKEKTDKGEVWVFAETQHGKISRVVLELLGKGKEISGELDAKLAAVLITEKDEFSKELISYGADKVYVIEDARLKNYDTEAYTKVVSESIKKYNPQIVLYGATHIGRDLAPRIARRIDTGLTADCTGLDITEKGELLQTRPAFGGNLMAQILCKKMPKMSTVRPGVMQIPSHDGKRHGEIIKLDVGLSEKDFGISLKESAKSAKKVINLEEAEVIVSGGRGLGDKENFHKLVPALAKKLDAEIGASRAAVDSGWIEKNHQVGQTGKTVRPRVYLALGISGAIQHKAGMQNSDLIIAVNKDSSAPIFKIADYGIIADVNEFIPALIEELK
- a CDS encoding DUF861 domain-containing protein, which gives rise to MKPIIKKPTEEEKKEAEGWPIWEKEESEFPWEYSEKETCLILKGEVDISNEEGKFHFSAGDYVEFPQGMKCTWKINKAVKKHYRFG
- a CDS encoding 1-acyl-sn-glycerol-3-phosphate acyltransferase, with translation MVYLIAKKIIPAVFGPYLGKCEGIENVPKEEGLIFAANHASYLDHFLVGINIISRFNKHARFLAKKEHFDTFFQNLWHRYLKAIPIDRQTGGREGLRKAVEHLKNGGWIMIYPEGTRTLTGKMQRAKTGVARLALIAHVPVVPMGVTNSFEIWPKWKKLPKKGKMAELFIGKPLYFNEYYGKENDKEALRKVTTIIMKKIAELSDQEYPFDDCLLKEARR
- the thpR gene encoding RNA 2',3'-cyclic phosphodiesterase, with the translated sequence MRLFIAIGFKEAAFFRKIQNRMDRSSARLKFTDIYHLTLKFLGEVREQRLQEIKKGLSKISFQPFQLTASHLGFFPCKNNIRIIWLGFDISKELESLHQNIESALASMFRKEKRKFHPHVTLARVKSVRDRAAFLENIESIAVQKKPFNIDKFSLIKSTLTKKRPVYECMDEYLSS
- a CDS encoding acyl-CoA dehydrogenase, which codes for MDFDFNKKQLLIRQTIEDFCQKEIVPYAEEIDHEERFPEKEIKKLAKMGVMGMSVPKEYGGAGLDNVSQTIIMEAVSKACASTSVTMGAHTSLCCYPVAAHGTKEQKERFLPKLASGEYLGAFALTEPNAGSDAVNVETAAARDGDEYVLNGSKIFITNGGKADLVQVVATTDKSKGHKGISIFTVETKKTKGFKTGKREDKLGLRGSNTSEIIFEDMRVPKENLVGGIEGNGFKIAMATFDSGRIGIGVQGVGIAQAAFDEALKYVNEREQFGRKISKFQSMQFYLAEMATRIEAARLLCYKGAFIKDQKKKYSQIAAMAKLYGSEAAMYCSRIALQMHGGYGFIKDYPLERYYRDAKITEIYEGTSEIQKLVIAMNLLGKGL
- a CDS encoding NAD(P)H-dependent glycerol-3-phosphate dehydrogenase codes for the protein MPAEGSEKMKISVIGAGSWGTTLANLLAENNPDKDVFLWAREKEVAESIEKERKNKLFLPNINLSTKLKPTNSLAEAVKNADLLVIVVPSQFLREKARDISGHIGKNVTVVNAAKGMEVNTFKRMSEILREEIPDSKIAVLSGPNHAEEVSKRIPTATVIASKEADLDMLKDLFETDYFKVYPHDDVIGVEICAAVKNITAIATGVIDALGMGDNAHGAIITLGLREMVKVGKHFGAKESTFYGLSGVGDLVATCTSRHSRNRKAGNLIAKGYDFEKIKEEMHGMVAEGIMTCKALHEYAVKNDISLVITSQAYKVLFEKKALEEAIKDLKKLI
- a CDS encoding 30S ribosomal protein S2, which codes for MTQDQLLVPQEEYLKSGIHIGTKFKTKYMANFIYKTRPDGLSVLNLQKIDERIKIAANMLSKYKPEDILICSRRETSWKAVNAFSSVTGVRVFAGRYPPGIITNPELKDFIEVKIILVTDSWPDRNAISDANKIGIPVIALCDTNNQSNYIDLVIPCNNKGKKSLGLFFWLLAKEFQKKKGSLGENEELKASLEEFTEE
- a CDS encoding electron transfer flavoprotein subunit beta, with product MKIVVCMKQVPDTNEIKIDQKTGTLKREGVPAIMNPEDKHALLAALKIKNAEIIALSMGPPQAEMILREALAYGADKAVLLCDFAFAGSDTAATSYALAQAIKKIDPMLIMCGRQAIDGDTAQVGPQIAELLQIPQITYVQKIINLSKDKIEAEKETEIGHDIIECKLPALITCTDNIAEIAYPSLQGIEKAFESKIETWKAENINAEKEKLGLKGSPTWVNKSFTPSQQRQGNILRGNSKELAKQLADMLIGKEIVK